The genome window GGGCGGTGTGACCGCCCGTGCGATGTCGATACGACTGCTCAGGGTTGCCGCAGAGAGACAGGGGTCTCGGGCCGCGGCAGGGCGCCCGCTTCTCCGAGGGCCATGACCGCGAAGGCGGAGCCGGCGTGCGTCAGGAAGTGATGGTTGTCCTTGTGCAGCGAACGGGTGAACCACCGCCCGCTTTCGCGCTGGTTCGTCTTGAGCCACGTGATCCCCTTCTCAATGCGAGGATCGGTCGCCGGAACGCCCCCCTTCTGCAGGACGAACAGCACGAAGCCGGTTCCGTATCCGTCGGCGACGTCGGGCGTCTGCGGCGTGTCGTCGCCTCGTTTCCAGTCCCCGAGACTGGAGGCGGACCAGCCGCCGTCGGGAAGCTGCCGCGATGAGAGGTCGGCGAGCGTTCGTTCCCGGTCTTCGGCAGTCAGGAGTTCCGGCCAGGCCGCGGATGCCCACACGAGCATGGCCCGGTGATGGAGTGTCGGCCACTTCGTCTCCCTGAGGTATTTCTGCAGCTTGGCAATTCCCACCTGGGCCTGCGGCTGTGATCGATAGTTCTCGGGAGCGCTGCCGACGGCGATGGCCGCCAGCACGGCGCCGTACTCGTCGTCGTTCTCCATCGGCGGCCAGCCACACTTGAGCCAGTCGAACCCGCCGTCGTCCCGCTGCACGGTCCAGATCCGGTCGAGGGCGGTCCTGGTGAGCGGATGAAGTTTGCCTGTCGTCGCGGCATCGTTGATCGCCAGCGCCGCGGCCGTGGCGACGACTTCCGCGTCCCAGCGGGGACCCTTTTCGGCCCAGCGTTTCTCGACGAGCTCTTCGGCGAACTCCCGGACCTGTCGGTGGGCCGTCGTATCCGCTCCGAGATAGGGGCGGGCCATCAGGTAGGCGTAGTTCGTGTGGCAGGTGAAGCACTGCCGGGACTTCTGCCAGTGCAGGGACGCGGTGTCGAGAAACGCGCCGGCCCGTTCGAGCGAAAACTCCTTGGCGACCGGCTCGTCAGCGACGTTCTTGCCGCTCGGCGCGACGTTCTCCAGCGTGACCGGCTCGTCTGCGGATGACGGGCGCGGGGACAGGGAGACCAGAAGCAGCCCGACGCAAAGGATCCGGATCATGTTCGAATTCCTGTCAGGAGACGTTTCCCCGAAGCGAACCCGCGGATGTCGACGCGCTGCGCCTCCCCGCGAAGGCACATTACCCATAAGCCCCCGATGATGCGACTGTCCGCGATCGCCGAAGAGGAGCCACGTACGAAGCGGGCTCAGGCGCCTGTCGGTGCGGAGGCGGTGTCGCTCGACTCGCCGCAGCCTTCCTGTGCGCCGTTGGCCTCGTTGAGCTGGGGACGACGACCCGGCTGGTCTTCGGCGTAGCAGGCCGAGACTACGGCGTGAAACTCCCCGACAGACCGAAGCGTCGCGAATCGGTTCCGGACGGTCTCCCAGTCCGGATGGACCCGGGAGTATTTGAGAGCGGCCTTCCGCAGCGGGCTCAGGCTGGCGGTCTCTCCGTAGTGTTCGATCAGCAGACGGCCGTGTTCCAGGAGCGTCTCCCGCTGCTCGAAGACCGAGGGGGGAGCCGGAACGGGGAGGCCGGACAGCACCGCCCGAAGCTCACGGAAGATCCACGGATTGCCGATCGCACCGCGGGCGATCGAGAGGCCGTTGACCCCCGTTTCCCGCAGCATCTTCAAACCGTCTTCGGCCGAGAACAGGTCGCCGCTCCCGAGGATCGTGCGGTGCGGAGCGTGCTCGCGGACCCGCCTAAGGAAGGCCCAGCGGCTGGGACCGATGTACCCCTGAATGACCGTCCGGCCGTGGACCGTGACCGCGGCGACTCCGGCGGCAAAAGCGCCATCGAAGATCTCGAAGAAGCGGTCGGCGCTCTCGGGGGTGTCGTCGATTCCCCGCCGCATCTTGACCGTGACCGGGATCTCGGAGGGGACGGCGTC of Planctomyces sp. SH-PL14 contains these proteins:
- a CDS encoding prenyltransferase/squalene oxidase repeat-containing protein; the encoded protein is MIRILCVGLLLVSLSPRPSSADEPVTLENVAPSGKNVADEPVAKEFSLERAGAFLDTASLHWQKSRQCFTCHTNYAYLMARPYLGADTTAHRQVREFAEELVEKRWAEKGPRWDAEVVATAAALAINDAATTGKLHPLTRTALDRIWTVQRDDGGFDWLKCGWPPMENDDEYGAVLAAIAVGSAPENYRSQPQAQVGIAKLQKYLRETKWPTLHHRAMLVWASAAWPELLTAEDRERTLADLSSRQLPDGGWSASSLGDWKRGDDTPQTPDVADGYGTGFVLFVLQKGGVPATDPRIEKGITWLKTNQRESGRWFTRSLHKDNHHFLTHAGSAFAVMALGEAGALPRPETPVSLRQP
- a CDS encoding tRNA dihydrouridine synthase is translated as MSASVLPTRPAIAIPRLQIGSIVLDLPVAQAALSGYSDSPMRVMARRFGAAYSLGEVMIDRFLKQVRGTGKTSHHFRIQDEEHPVGGQLMGADPDEFPAAARRLVEAGFDAIDINFGCPVKSAMGGCRGGYHLSQPATALEVVRRVRDAVPSEIPVTVKMRRGIDDTPESADRFFEIFDGAFAAGVAAVTVHGRTVIQGYIGPSRWAFLRRVREHAPHRTILGSGDLFSAEDGLKMLRETGVNGLSIARGAIGNPWIFRELRAVLSGLPVPAPPSVFEQRETLLEHGRLLIEHYGETASLSPLRKAALKYSRVHPDWETVRNRFATLRSVGEFHAVVSACYAEDQPGRRPQLNEANGAQEGCGESSDTASAPTGA